Proteins encoded together in one Lathyrus oleraceus cultivar Zhongwan6 chromosome 5, CAAS_Psat_ZW6_1.0, whole genome shotgun sequence window:
- the LOC127087387 gene encoding RNA exonuclease 4 codes for MDTEEDPPQNQAKRQKCSACYKQYKKKEHLIEHMKTSYHSIHQPRCVICRKHCKSFESLREHLMGPLAKGLCSAIFSQGGCKLCLTLADSPASLSEHRETCQLTAPVPLGTSEFPYTDSNIDFLDSSDENDADWRPKAIALDCEMVGGGSDGSLEVCARVCLVDEDENLILHTYVKPRIPVTNYRYDITGLTEEHLRDGMPLKQVREKILQILYNGESIGKVRLDGGKARLLVGHSLAYDLDSLEMSYPDHLMRDTAQYRPLLKTNSSSHSLKYLTRTYLGYDIQTGIHDPYEDCISAMRLYKRIRGQSHEEKGYGKLTPSDNIVEMCDRWRSKELDNLTPDELYAISESDYRCWCLDLKPKLAKA; via the exons ATGGACACTGAAGAAGACCCTCCTCAAAACCAAGCTAAAAG ACAGAAATGTTCGGCATGCTATAAACAATATAAGAAGAAAGAACATCTTATTGAGCACATGAAAACCTCTTACCACTCTATCCATCAGCCGCGGTGTGTGATATGTAGAAAGCACTGCAAATCTTTTGAGTCTCTGAGGGAACATCTCATGG GACCTTTGGCTAAAGGACTTTGTTCAGCGATTTTCTCGCAAGGGGGTTGCAAACTTTGTCTGACACTAGCTGATAGTCCTGCTTCTCTCAGTGAGCATAGAGAAACTTGTCAACTAACCGCACCTGTTCCTCTT GGCACAAGTGAATTTCCCTATACAGACTCCAATATCGATTTTCTGGATTCTTCTGATGAAAACGATGCTGACTGGCGTCCTAAAGCAATTGCATTGGACTGTGAAATGGTTGGTGGTGGAAGTGATGGGTCACTGGAAGTTTGTGCTAGAGTATGCTTGGTTGATGAAGATGAGAACTTAATCTTGCACACATATGTCAAACCTCGAATCCCTGTTACTAATTATAG GTATGATATAACCGGGCTGACCGAAGAGCATCTTCGAGATGGTATGCCGCTTAAGCAAGTTCGGGAAAAGATATTGCAAATTCTATACAATGGAGAGTCCATTGGAAAAGTTAGATTGGACGGTGGAAAGGCCAGGCTTCTTGTAGGGCATTCTTTGGCATATGATTTGGATTCCTTGGAAATGAGTTATCCTGATCACTTGATGAG AGACACTGCACAGTACCGTCCATTGTTGAAGACAAACAGTTCCAGCCATTCGCTCAAGTATCTCACCAGAACATATCTAGG TTATGATATTCAAACCGGCATACACGACCCATATGAAGATTGTATTTCTGCGATGAGACTGTACAAAAGAATACGAGGTCAAAGCCATGAGGAGAAAGGCTACGGAAAGTTGACTCCAAGTGACAACATCGTTGAAATGTGTGACAGATGGAGATCCAAGGAACTGGACAACCTCACTCCAGACGAACTTTATGCCATCTCAGAATCAGACTATAGGTGTTGGTGTTTGGATTTGAAGCCAAAGTTGGCAAAAGCTTAA
- the LOC127087386 gene encoding PRA1 family protein F3, with protein sequence MTTYGTIPTSSSPPTNLEFITRAKERIKVGLGTRRPWKLMFNLRSFNLPSGFPDAVSRVKTNIGYFQMNYAIVILIVLFFSLIWHPISLIVFVALMAAWLFLYFLRDEPIVIFGRLVSDRVILVLMLILTVVLLLFTGAVLNILIAVLVGVVLVLLHAAFRNTHDLFLDQEEGLLFSPPGAPAS encoded by the coding sequence ATGACCACGTACGGCACAATCCCAACCTCATCATCACCACCAACGAATCTCGAATTCATCACACGCGCCAAAGAAAGAATCAAAGTCGGTCTCGGAACTCGCCGTCCATGGAAACTCATGTTCAATCTCCGATCATTCAACCTCCCTTCCGGTTTCCCAGACGCAGTCTCGCGCGTGAAGACAAACATCGGTTACTTCCAGATGAACTACGCTATCGTGATTCTTATCGTTCTCTTCTTCAGTCTTATATGGCATCCAATCTCGCTCATCGTCTTCGTTGCTCTCATGGCGGCGTGGCTCTTCCTCTACTTCCTCCGCGATGAACCGATTGTTATCTTCGGAAGACTCGTCAGTGATCGTGTTATTCTTGTTCTGATGTTGATTCTCACCGTCGTGCTGCTTCTCTTCACCGGTGCGGTCCTTAACATCCTCATCGCGGTTTTGGTCGGCGTTGTGCTGGTTTTGCTTCATGCTGCTTTCAGAAACACTCATGATCTGTTCCTTGATCAAGAAGAAGGACTTTTGTTTTCTCCTCCTGGTGCTCCTGCTTCTTGA